One genomic segment of Macaca fascicularis isolate 582-1 chromosome 19, T2T-MFA8v1.1 includes these proteins:
- the LOC101865586 gene encoding uncharacterized protein isoform X2, which translates to MASVALGDVAVNFTREEWALLGPCQKNLYKDVMQETIRNLDCVGMKWKDQFLFKDQIEDQYKYPRKNLRCRMLERFGESKDGSKWGEMSSQIQDSIVTKNTLTGVGPCESNMSGEIVLGHSSLNCYIRVGAGHKPHEYHECGEKPDTHKQYGKAFSYHNSFQTPEGLHTGKKPYDCKECGKSFSSLGNLQRHMAVQRGDGPYKCKLCGKAFFWPSLLHMHERTHTGEKPYECKQCSKAFSFYSSYVRHERTHTGEKPYECKQCSKAFPDYSSCLRHERTHTGEKPYTCKQCGKAFSASTSLRRHETTHTEEKPYACQQCGKAFHHLGSFQRHMVTHTRDGPHKCKICGKGFDCPSSLRSHERTHTGEKLYECKQCGKALSHSSSFRRHMTMHTGDGPHKCKICGKAFVYPSVFQRHEGTHTAEKPYKCKQCGKAYRISSSLRRHETTHTGEKPYKCKCGKAFIDFYSFQNHKTTHAGEKPYECKECGKAFSCFTYLSQHKKTHTGEKPYECKTCRKAFSHFGNLKVHERIHSGEKPYECKECGKAFSWLTCFLRHERIHMREKSYECQQCGKAFTHSRFLQGHEKTHTGENPYECKECGKAFASPNSLHRHKKTH; encoded by the exons GCCTCAGTGGCTTTAGgggatgtggctgtgaacttcACCCGAGAAGAGTGGGCTTTGCTGGGTCCTTGTCAGAAGAATCTCTACAAAGATGTGATGCAGGAAACCATCAGGAACCTGGATTGTGTAG GAATGAAATGGAAAGatcaatttcttttcaaagatcaAATTGAAGATCAATACAAATATCCCAGGAAAAATCTAAG ATGTCGTATGTTAGAGAGATTTGGTGAAAGTAAAGATGGAAGTAAATGGGGAGAAATGTCTAGCCAGATTCAAGATAGTATTGTGACGAAGAATACTCTTACTGGAGTAGGTCCTTGTGAAAGCAATATGAGTGGAGAAATCGTCCTGGGTCATTCATCCCTTAATTGTTACATCAGAGTTGGTGCTGGGCACAAACCACATGAGTATCATGAATGTGGAGAGAAGCCAGATACGCATAAACAATATGGGAAAGCCTTCAGTTACCACAACTCATTTCAAACACCTGAAGGGCTTCACACTGGAAAGAAACCATATGATTGTAAAGAATGTGGGAAGTCCTTCAGTTCTTTGGGAAACCTTCAAAGGCACATGGCAGTGCAGCGTGGAGATGGACCTTATAAATGTAAGTTGTGTGGGAAAGCCTTTTTTTGGCCCAGTTTATTACATATGCATGAAAGAAcgcacactggagagaaaccatatgaATGTAAGCAGTGTTCTAAAGCCTTTTCTTTTTACAGTTCCTATGTAAGACATGAAAGAACACATACTGGGGAGAAACCATATGAATGTAAGCAGTGTTCTAAAGCCTTCCCTGATTACAGTTCTTGTCTAAGACATGaaagaactcacactggagagaaaccctatacaTGTAAacaatgtgggaaagccttcagtgcTTCCACTTCCCTTCGAAGGCATGAAACAACTCACACTGAAGAGAAACCCTATGCATGTCAGCAATGTGGGAAAGCATTTCATCATCTGGGAAGCTTTCAAAGACACATGGTAACGCACACGAGAGATGGACCTCATAAATGTAAGATATGTGGAAAAGGCTTTGATTGTCCTAGTTCACTGCGGAGTCATGaaagaactcacactggagagaaactgTATGAATGCAAGCAGTGTGGGAAAGCGTTATCTCATAGCTCAAGCTTTCGAAGACACATGACAATGCACACTGGAGATGGACCTCACAAATGCAAgatatgtgggaaagcctttgtTTATCCCAGCGTATTTCAAAGACATGAAGGGACTCACACTGcagagaaaccctataaatgtaaacagTGTGGCAAAGCCTACCGTATTTCCAGTTCCCTTCGAAGGCATGAAAcaactcatactggagagaaaccctataaatgtaaatgtgggaaagcctttattGATTTCTATTCATTTCAAAATCACAAAACAACTCACGCTGGAGAGAAGCCATATGAGtgtaaagaatgtgggaaggCATTCAGTTGTTTCACATACCTTTCTCAACATAAAAAGactcacacaggagagaaaccttatgaGTGTAAAACATGTAGGAAAGCCTTCAGTCATTTTGGTAACTTAAAAGTACATGAAAGAATTCACTCTGGAGAGaagccctatgaatgtaaggaatgtgggaaagcatTCTCTTGGCTCACTTGCTTTCTACGACATGAAAGAATTCACATGAGAGAGAAATCCTATGAATGTCAACAGTGTGGTAAAGCTTTCACTCATTCCCGTTTCCTTCAGGGACATGAAaaaactcacactggagagaacccgtatgaatgtaaggaatgtgggaaagcatTTGCTTCTCCCAATTCCTTGCATAGACATAAAAAGACTCACTAG
- the LOC101865586 gene encoding uncharacterized protein isoform X3, whose product MQETIRNLDCVGMKWKDQFLFKDQIEDQYKYPRKNLRCRMLERFGESKDGSKWGEMSSQIQDSIVTKNTLTGVGPCESNMSGEIVLGHSSLNCYIRVGAGHKPHEYHECGEKPDTHKQYGKAFSYHNSFQTPEGLHTGKKPYDCKECGKSFSSLGNLQRHMAVQRGDGPYKCKLCGKAFFWPSLLHMHERTHTGEKPYECKQCSKAFSFYSSYVRHERTHTGEKPYECKQCSKAFPDYSSCLRHERTHTGEKPYTCKQCGKAFSASTSLRRHETTHTEEKPYACQQCGKAFHHLGSFQRHMVTHTRDGPHKCKICGKGFDCPSSLRSHERTHTGEKLYECKQCGKALSHSSSFRRHMTMHTGDGPHKCKICGKAFVYPSVFQRHEGTHTAEKPYKCKQCGKAYRISSSLRRHETTHTGEKPYKCKCGKAFIDFYSFQNHKTTHAGEKPYECKECGKAFSCFTYLSQHKKTHTGEKPYECKTCRKAFSHFGNLKVHERIHSGEKPYECKECGKAFSWLTCFLRHERIHMREKSYECQQCGKAFTHSRFLQGHEKTHTGENPYECKECGKAFASPNSLHRHKKTH is encoded by the exons ATGCAGGAAACCATCAGGAACCTGGATTGTGTAG GAATGAAATGGAAAGatcaatttcttttcaaagatcaAATTGAAGATCAATACAAATATCCCAGGAAAAATCTAAG ATGTCGTATGTTAGAGAGATTTGGTGAAAGTAAAGATGGAAGTAAATGGGGAGAAATGTCTAGCCAGATTCAAGATAGTATTGTGACGAAGAATACTCTTACTGGAGTAGGTCCTTGTGAAAGCAATATGAGTGGAGAAATCGTCCTGGGTCATTCATCCCTTAATTGTTACATCAGAGTTGGTGCTGGGCACAAACCACATGAGTATCATGAATGTGGAGAGAAGCCAGATACGCATAAACAATATGGGAAAGCCTTCAGTTACCACAACTCATTTCAAACACCTGAAGGGCTTCACACTGGAAAGAAACCATATGATTGTAAAGAATGTGGGAAGTCCTTCAGTTCTTTGGGAAACCTTCAAAGGCACATGGCAGTGCAGCGTGGAGATGGACCTTATAAATGTAAGTTGTGTGGGAAAGCCTTTTTTTGGCCCAGTTTATTACATATGCATGAAAGAAcgcacactggagagaaaccatatgaATGTAAGCAGTGTTCTAAAGCCTTTTCTTTTTACAGTTCCTATGTAAGACATGAAAGAACACATACTGGGGAGAAACCATATGAATGTAAGCAGTGTTCTAAAGCCTTCCCTGATTACAGTTCTTGTCTAAGACATGaaagaactcacactggagagaaaccctatacaTGTAAacaatgtgggaaagccttcagtgcTTCCACTTCCCTTCGAAGGCATGAAACAACTCACACTGAAGAGAAACCCTATGCATGTCAGCAATGTGGGAAAGCATTTCATCATCTGGGAAGCTTTCAAAGACACATGGTAACGCACACGAGAGATGGACCTCATAAATGTAAGATATGTGGAAAAGGCTTTGATTGTCCTAGTTCACTGCGGAGTCATGaaagaactcacactggagagaaactgTATGAATGCAAGCAGTGTGGGAAAGCGTTATCTCATAGCTCAAGCTTTCGAAGACACATGACAATGCACACTGGAGATGGACCTCACAAATGCAAgatatgtgggaaagcctttgtTTATCCCAGCGTATTTCAAAGACATGAAGGGACTCACACTGcagagaaaccctataaatgtaaacagTGTGGCAAAGCCTACCGTATTTCCAGTTCCCTTCGAAGGCATGAAAcaactcatactggagagaaaccctataaatgtaaatgtgggaaagcctttattGATTTCTATTCATTTCAAAATCACAAAACAACTCACGCTGGAGAGAAGCCATATGAGtgtaaagaatgtgggaaggCATTCAGTTGTTTCACATACCTTTCTCAACATAAAAAGactcacacaggagagaaaccttatgaGTGTAAAACATGTAGGAAAGCCTTCAGTCATTTTGGTAACTTAAAAGTACATGAAAGAATTCACTCTGGAGAGaagccctatgaatgtaaggaatgtgggaaagcatTCTCTTGGCTCACTTGCTTTCTACGACATGAAAGAATTCACATGAGAGAGAAATCCTATGAATGTCAACAGTGTGGTAAAGCTTTCACTCATTCCCGTTTCCTTCAGGGACATGAAaaaactcacactggagagaacccgtatgaatgtaaggaatgtgggaaagcatTTGCTTCTCCCAATTCCTTGCATAGACATAAAAAGACTCACTAG
- the LOC101865586 gene encoding uncharacterized protein isoform X1: protein MGDRFPSESSRDVGSRVSNPPLCSLMLTPPKAGSKFLGFQRLPQAYFLSLIHSNSLSGFRGCGCELHPRRVGFAGSLSEESLQRCDAGNHQEPGLCRCRMLERFGESKDGSKWGEMSSQIQDSIVTKNTLTGVGPCESNMSGEIVLGHSSLNCYIRVGAGHKPHEYHECGEKPDTHKQYGKAFSYHNSFQTPEGLHTGKKPYDCKECGKSFSSLGNLQRHMAVQRGDGPYKCKLCGKAFFWPSLLHMHERTHTGEKPYECKQCSKAFSFYSSYVRHERTHTGEKPYECKQCSKAFPDYSSCLRHERTHTGEKPYTCKQCGKAFSASTSLRRHETTHTEEKPYACQQCGKAFHHLGSFQRHMVTHTRDGPHKCKICGKGFDCPSSLRSHERTHTGEKLYECKQCGKALSHSSSFRRHMTMHTGDGPHKCKICGKAFVYPSVFQRHEGTHTAEKPYKCKQCGKAYRISSSLRRHETTHTGEKPYKCKCGKAFIDFYSFQNHKTTHAGEKPYECKECGKAFSCFTYLSQHKKTHTGEKPYECKTCRKAFSHFGNLKVHERIHSGEKPYECKECGKAFSWLTCFLRHERIHMREKSYECQQCGKAFTHSRFLQGHEKTHTGENPYECKECGKAFASPNSLHRHKKTH, encoded by the exons GCCTCAGTGGCTTTAGgggatgtggctgtgaacttcACCCGAGAAGAGTGGGCTTTGCTGGGTCCTTGTCAGAAGAATCTCTACAAAGATGTGATGCAGGAAACCATCAGGAACCTGGATTGTGTAG ATGTCGTATGTTAGAGAGATTTGGTGAAAGTAAAGATGGAAGTAAATGGGGAGAAATGTCTAGCCAGATTCAAGATAGTATTGTGACGAAGAATACTCTTACTGGAGTAGGTCCTTGTGAAAGCAATATGAGTGGAGAAATCGTCCTGGGTCATTCATCCCTTAATTGTTACATCAGAGTTGGTGCTGGGCACAAACCACATGAGTATCATGAATGTGGAGAGAAGCCAGATACGCATAAACAATATGGGAAAGCCTTCAGTTACCACAACTCATTTCAAACACCTGAAGGGCTTCACACTGGAAAGAAACCATATGATTGTAAAGAATGTGGGAAGTCCTTCAGTTCTTTGGGAAACCTTCAAAGGCACATGGCAGTGCAGCGTGGAGATGGACCTTATAAATGTAAGTTGTGTGGGAAAGCCTTTTTTTGGCCCAGTTTATTACATATGCATGAAAGAAcgcacactggagagaaaccatatgaATGTAAGCAGTGTTCTAAAGCCTTTTCTTTTTACAGTTCCTATGTAAGACATGAAAGAACACATACTGGGGAGAAACCATATGAATGTAAGCAGTGTTCTAAAGCCTTCCCTGATTACAGTTCTTGTCTAAGACATGaaagaactcacactggagagaaaccctatacaTGTAAacaatgtgggaaagccttcagtgcTTCCACTTCCCTTCGAAGGCATGAAACAACTCACACTGAAGAGAAACCCTATGCATGTCAGCAATGTGGGAAAGCATTTCATCATCTGGGAAGCTTTCAAAGACACATGGTAACGCACACGAGAGATGGACCTCATAAATGTAAGATATGTGGAAAAGGCTTTGATTGTCCTAGTTCACTGCGGAGTCATGaaagaactcacactggagagaaactgTATGAATGCAAGCAGTGTGGGAAAGCGTTATCTCATAGCTCAAGCTTTCGAAGACACATGACAATGCACACTGGAGATGGACCTCACAAATGCAAgatatgtgggaaagcctttgtTTATCCCAGCGTATTTCAAAGACATGAAGGGACTCACACTGcagagaaaccctataaatgtaaacagTGTGGCAAAGCCTACCGTATTTCCAGTTCCCTTCGAAGGCATGAAAcaactcatactggagagaaaccctataaatgtaaatgtgggaaagcctttattGATTTCTATTCATTTCAAAATCACAAAACAACTCACGCTGGAGAGAAGCCATATGAGtgtaaagaatgtgggaaggCATTCAGTTGTTTCACATACCTTTCTCAACATAAAAAGactcacacaggagagaaaccttatgaGTGTAAAACATGTAGGAAAGCCTTCAGTCATTTTGGTAACTTAAAAGTACATGAAAGAATTCACTCTGGAGAGaagccctatgaatgtaaggaatgtgggaaagcatTCTCTTGGCTCACTTGCTTTCTACGACATGAAAGAATTCACATGAGAGAGAAATCCTATGAATGTCAACAGTGTGGTAAAGCTTTCACTCATTCCCGTTTCCTTCAGGGACATGAAaaaactcacactggagagaacccgtatgaatgtaaggaatgtgggaaagcatTTGCTTCTCCCAATTCCTTGCATAGACATAAAAAGACTCACTAG
- the LOC101865586 gene encoding uncharacterized protein isoform X4, whose product MLERFGESKDGSKWGEMSSQIQDSIVTKNTLTGVGPCESNMSGEIVLGHSSLNCYIRVGAGHKPHEYHECGEKPDTHKQYGKAFSYHNSFQTPEGLHTGKKPYDCKECGKSFSSLGNLQRHMAVQRGDGPYKCKLCGKAFFWPSLLHMHERTHTGEKPYECKQCSKAFSFYSSYVRHERTHTGEKPYECKQCSKAFPDYSSCLRHERTHTGEKPYTCKQCGKAFSASTSLRRHETTHTEEKPYACQQCGKAFHHLGSFQRHMVTHTRDGPHKCKICGKGFDCPSSLRSHERTHTGEKLYECKQCGKALSHSSSFRRHMTMHTGDGPHKCKICGKAFVYPSVFQRHEGTHTAEKPYKCKQCGKAYRISSSLRRHETTHTGEKPYKCKCGKAFIDFYSFQNHKTTHAGEKPYECKECGKAFSCFTYLSQHKKTHTGEKPYECKTCRKAFSHFGNLKVHERIHSGEKPYECKECGKAFSWLTCFLRHERIHMREKSYECQQCGKAFTHSRFLQGHEKTHTGENPYECKECGKAFASPNSLHRHKKTH is encoded by the coding sequence ATGTTAGAGAGATTTGGTGAAAGTAAAGATGGAAGTAAATGGGGAGAAATGTCTAGCCAGATTCAAGATAGTATTGTGACGAAGAATACTCTTACTGGAGTAGGTCCTTGTGAAAGCAATATGAGTGGAGAAATCGTCCTGGGTCATTCATCCCTTAATTGTTACATCAGAGTTGGTGCTGGGCACAAACCACATGAGTATCATGAATGTGGAGAGAAGCCAGATACGCATAAACAATATGGGAAAGCCTTCAGTTACCACAACTCATTTCAAACACCTGAAGGGCTTCACACTGGAAAGAAACCATATGATTGTAAAGAATGTGGGAAGTCCTTCAGTTCTTTGGGAAACCTTCAAAGGCACATGGCAGTGCAGCGTGGAGATGGACCTTATAAATGTAAGTTGTGTGGGAAAGCCTTTTTTTGGCCCAGTTTATTACATATGCATGAAAGAAcgcacactggagagaaaccatatgaATGTAAGCAGTGTTCTAAAGCCTTTTCTTTTTACAGTTCCTATGTAAGACATGAAAGAACACATACTGGGGAGAAACCATATGAATGTAAGCAGTGTTCTAAAGCCTTCCCTGATTACAGTTCTTGTCTAAGACATGaaagaactcacactggagagaaaccctatacaTGTAAacaatgtgggaaagccttcagtgcTTCCACTTCCCTTCGAAGGCATGAAACAACTCACACTGAAGAGAAACCCTATGCATGTCAGCAATGTGGGAAAGCATTTCATCATCTGGGAAGCTTTCAAAGACACATGGTAACGCACACGAGAGATGGACCTCATAAATGTAAGATATGTGGAAAAGGCTTTGATTGTCCTAGTTCACTGCGGAGTCATGaaagaactcacactggagagaaactgTATGAATGCAAGCAGTGTGGGAAAGCGTTATCTCATAGCTCAAGCTTTCGAAGACACATGACAATGCACACTGGAGATGGACCTCACAAATGCAAgatatgtgggaaagcctttgtTTATCCCAGCGTATTTCAAAGACATGAAGGGACTCACACTGcagagaaaccctataaatgtaaacagTGTGGCAAAGCCTACCGTATTTCCAGTTCCCTTCGAAGGCATGAAAcaactcatactggagagaaaccctataaatgtaaatgtgggaaagcctttattGATTTCTATTCATTTCAAAATCACAAAACAACTCACGCTGGAGAGAAGCCATATGAGtgtaaagaatgtgggaaggCATTCAGTTGTTTCACATACCTTTCTCAACATAAAAAGactcacacaggagagaaaccttatgaGTGTAAAACATGTAGGAAAGCCTTCAGTCATTTTGGTAACTTAAAAGTACATGAAAGAATTCACTCTGGAGAGaagccctatgaatgtaaggaatgtgggaaagcatTCTCTTGGCTCACTTGCTTTCTACGACATGAAAGAATTCACATGAGAGAGAAATCCTATGAATGTCAACAGTGTGGTAAAGCTTTCACTCATTCCCGTTTCCTTCAGGGACATGAAaaaactcacactggagagaacccgtatgaatgtaaggaatgtgggaaagcatTTGCTTCTCCCAATTCCTTGCATAGACATAAAAAGACTCACTAG